The nucleotide sequence TAATTAAATATGGAGAAGAACTCGGTTTGGTGAGCAGTGATGAGGCTGAGAAAGTTTATGACCGCGAGAAAAGAATATTTGCAGGAATAGCAGCTTGCAAAATTTTAAAACTGAATGCATTCAAAGCAAATAAATTTTTAGAAGAAAAAAGTTCTTCGCTAATCGATTCTACTGAGACAATTGCGAATTTATGTAGAAGACCTGAACTTTCTTTATCAGAATTGTTAACTTTAGATGGATTACAAGATTATAAAGAGATTCGGCCATTGCTAATGGATGAGGTAGTTCTACAGCAGGTTGAAATTGATTTAAAGTACGAGGGTTACCTGAAACGTCAGGAAGAAATGATTGCAAAGTTGGAAAAGTATGAAGACCAATTGATTCCTTTAACATTAAACTATTATGATATAAAAGCACTTTCAACTGAGAGTAAAGAAAAGCTTCAAAAGTTTAAACCTAGATCCATTGGACAGGCGTCCCGTTTAGCTGGGGTTACGGCTTCAGATATATCTGTTTTATTGATATATTTAAAGCGATAATTTTTATTTTTTTATGGCTGATAAACAGGACCAGTACTTAAAAGAACTAAACGTATTTTGTTGGGAAAACGGATTTAATCCAGAGCCTACCAGAACAGAGCGACTTGCCTATTTCGCTCATCTCGTCGTTGAAAAAAACAAAAAGATTAACCTGATTTCAAAACGTGATATTGATTCGATTGTAGAAAAGCACGTTTTTATTTCTGCATACATTTCAAAATATCTTCCTGAAAAAGTTACCAAGTTTTTAGATATAGGTACCGGTGGTGGATTTCCAGGTATTCCACTTGCCATAATGAGACCGGATATCAGGGGAGTGTTAGCAGATTCAACATTAAAGAAAGTCGAAGCGGTTAAGGATTTTATAGATAAATTGAAACTTAGTAATGTAATTGCTGAAAACCATCGAGTTGAAAGTGAAGAATTTATTTCCAGGCATGGTAATTCGTTTGATCTTATTGTTAGCCGGGCAACTGTTCCGCTTATTATACTTTTTAGATATGCGGTTCCACTTATTAAAGAGAAGGCATTCTTATTTGCAATGAAGGGTGGAGATTTGTCAGAAGAATTTTCAAAAGCTGAACTGAAGTATAAATCATATATAAAAAAATCAACAGTTTATGATCTGCATTATAAGCCTACTAATATCAGAAATCAAAAAGGCAAGAAACTAGTACTTCTCGAACTTCAAAAATAACATTATAATAAAAGGGCAGGATTAATTTACAACAGGGTTCAAATATTTGAGCCCTTTTTTGTTCCAATGAAATCAGAAATCATAAAGAAAATTGTTGGTATTCACGGCTTTGATGAAGTTATAAAAAAAATACTTCAATTGAATCACGACACGAATACAGTTCTCTGCTCACCACTTTACGGGGTTTGCAAATCACTATTCATCTTGCGATTGATTAAAATTGAAAATCAAATTGTTTTGCTTTTACCCAATTCAAAAATTGCTGAAGAAATATTTATCGAATTAACATTACTCGGTATCGAAGAGCAGAGCGTTCTTCTGACAGACTTCACACAGGAATCAGTGCAAGAAAAGCTGACTAAAATCTTGCAAATGAAAAAATTTGTTTTGATTTCAACTTATGAAATGCTGAAACTAAAACTTCCTCAAAAAGAGCGAGTCGAGAAAACCACAACAATCATCAGGACAGGCAATAACTTTAGCTATAATGAACTGCTTGAGTATTTTAATTTGATTAATTATCAAAGAGATAATTTTGTTGCAGCACCCGGTGAATTTTCTGTGCGTGGTTCAATAATAGACTTTTGGTCTTTCAGTGAGGCGAACCCGGTGCGACTTGAATATGACGGTGATATTCTTGAATCAATTCGCTACTTCGATCCGGAAAGTCAGAGATCAATAGAGAAAACAGAATCTGTAACTCTCGCAGAAATGGTGCAGCGAAAAGATGAGATAAATTCGGACATCTTTAACTACCTTGATAATCCTATTATACTTGCCTCGTCTTATGAACTCAAAACACAATACTTAACAAAGAAAGATAATGATGAGATTGAAAGAAATATTTTGAATGCGGGTGATAATGTTGAAGAATTCTCAGAGGTTAGCAAAACAAATTCTATTAAAGATGATTTTCAGGAAATGGAGTTCAATAATATCATAAACATTCCAGAGACTAAATGGATACTCGAAGAGGAGATTGCATCATCAGAAGATAGATTTGATTTTGGATTATCGGAATCGCCAACTATTAATTCAAATTATAATATTCTATACAGAGTTCTCAAAGATTATTCCGAAAAAAATTATGAAATTGTTCTGACGACCGAAAATGAGCTACAGACGAAACGGTTAACTGATCTGCTTTCCGAATACAATGAAGAGTTAGAAGGACTAATAGAATCAAAAAAAATAAAATTGGAAACACTTCCAATTAAAGAAGGATTTGTTAATCACAAAGAAAAAATACTTCTTCTTACAGATTACCAGATTTTTAATAAACCATATCGTTCCAGACTTACAACAAAGAAAAGATACAGCAAGTCAAAATCAAAAGCTGTTGCTTCGATATCGAAAGGGGATTTTGTTGTCCACGAAAGTTATGGAATAGGAAAATATGCCGGACTTCAAACATTGACCATTGGAGAAGTAAAACAGGAATCGATGAAACTTCTTTATAATGAGGGCGGAGTTGTTTATGTAAATCTTAACTATTTAAATCTTGTTAAAAAATATTCTTCTAACGAAAATCTCAAACCAACATTATCAACTCTTGGAACCGGAGAATGGGAAAAACGAAAATCGAAAACAAAAAAGAAAATTAAAGAAGCAGCAAGAGAGTTGATTGAACTTTATGCGAAGCGAAAAGCTACGAAAGGATTTCAATTTAGTTCTGACTCAATTTGGCAAAAAGAATTAGAAGCTTCGTTCTTTTACGAAGATACACCTGACCAGGAAAAAGTAACTAACGAGGTTAAGCAAGATATGGAAGCACAAAATCCGATGGATCGTCTTGTCTGTGGTGATGTTGGGTTTGGTAAAACTGAAATTGCTGTTCGTGCATCATTTAAAGCTGTGCAGGATGGGAAACAAGTTGCGCTGCTTGTTCCCACAACAATTCTTGCTGAACAGCATTTTAATACTTTTAAAGACAGACTTAGTCAGTTTCCTGTAAAGGTAGCTGCGCTTTCACGTTTTCAGACAAAGAAAGAACAATCCGAAATATTATCACAACTGAAACAAGGAAATGTTGATATTGTAATTGGAACTCACCGCTTACTTTCAAAAGACATTAAGTTTAAAGATCTTGGTTTACTTATGATTGATGAAGAGCATCGTTTTGGTGTTACTTCAAAAGAAAAGCTTCGTGAACTAAAAATAAATGTTGATACATTAACGCTGACTGCAACTCCAATTCCGAGAACGTTGAATCTTTCTTTACTCGGAGCGAGAGATCTTTCAATAATTGCTACACCACCGCCTAATCGTCAGCCGATTTACACAACAGTTTCAACTTTTGATGTATCCAAAATCAGAGAGTGGATTTACAGCGAATTAAAAAGAGGCGGACAGGTTTATTTTGTTCACGATCGTGTCGAATCAATTGGAAAACTTGCTGATCATCTGAAAAAACACATTCCGGACATTAAAATCGGAATAGCACACGGACAAATGAAATCATCTCAGCTTGAAGAAGTAATCCATGGATTCCTGAGCAGGAAGTATGATGTTTTATTATCAACAAAAATTATCGAATCAGGTCTAGACATTCCGAATGTTAATACCATTATCGTTAACAGAGCAGACAGATTTGGTTTGGCTGAACTACACCAATTGAGAGGAAGAGTAGGAAGATCAACCCGCCAAGCATACGCATATTTTATTGTTCCATCTTTGAGTGGAATGACAAAAAAAGCGATGAGACGACTTCAGGCGATTGAAGAATACACTGAAATCGGCGCAGGATTTAATTTATCTATGAGAGATCTTGAAATTCGTGGTGCGGGGAATTTGCTTGGCAAAGAACAATCGGGATTCATCAATGAAATCGGTTTTGATCTTTATATTAAAATGATTGATGAAGCGGTTGAAGAATTGAAGTATCAGGAATACAAAGAAATTTTCAAAACACTTCCAAAACCGGAAGACAGGACTGAACCGATACTTGATACATATTTTGAAATAGGAATTCCTGAAACATATATGCCCGAGCAAATGGACAGACTTAGTTTCTACACAGCGTTATATTCTGTAAAAAATCTGGAAGAGTTGGATGAACTGAAAGTAGAAATGGAAGACAGGTTCGGACCAAATCCTGAATTAGTAAAACGACTTTTACAGGTTGCGACACTTAAATATTACGCTTCCTTTGCTTTGTTTGAAAGAATTATTATGAATCGAAAGAATATTACTGTCATTTTACCAAAAGGAGAGAAGGAGGAATATTATAAATACAAATTTGTCGAACTGATGAGATTCATTTTAACCGAAAAGCGGGAAGTAGTTAAGTTTGAGCAGAAGAATGATACGATGAAACTGATTATAGACAACAACTTTAAATCACCGGAAAAATTACTTGAATTCCTAATTACCTTTAGCAAAAGTGTGAGCAAGTTGTTTGAAAATAATAATACTAATGAAAATTCTTCCGGTTATGCATCTTCTTAAAAATGAACTCTTGTCTCTGGAAGCATTACTTCATAAGTTTGCTTTCAATTATCATCTAATTCAGAAAAGGATAATCAATTACAAATGAGTTTTGTAAAAGAGAAACCGTATAACAAACTTCCCCTGCTTCTGCCGGATAAAAACAACTGGGAGACAATTGATGTTTAT is from Ignavibacteriota bacterium and encodes:
- the rsmG gene encoding 16S rRNA (guanine(527)-N(7))-methyltransferase RsmG yields the protein MADKQDQYLKELNVFCWENGFNPEPTRTERLAYFAHLVVEKNKKINLISKRDIDSIVEKHVFISAYISKYLPEKVTKFLDIGTGGGFPGIPLAIMRPDIRGVLADSTLKKVEAVKDFIDKLKLSNVIAENHRVESEEFISRHGNSFDLIVSRATVPLIILFRYAVPLIKEKAFLFAMKGGDLSEEFSKAELKYKSYIKKSTVYDLHYKPTNIRNQKGKKLVLLELQK
- the mfd gene encoding transcription-repair coupling factor, with the translated sequence MKSEIIKKIVGIHGFDEVIKKILQLNHDTNTVLCSPLYGVCKSLFILRLIKIENQIVLLLPNSKIAEEIFIELTLLGIEEQSVLLTDFTQESVQEKLTKILQMKKFVLISTYEMLKLKLPQKERVEKTTTIIRTGNNFSYNELLEYFNLINYQRDNFVAAPGEFSVRGSIIDFWSFSEANPVRLEYDGDILESIRYFDPESQRSIEKTESVTLAEMVQRKDEINSDIFNYLDNPIILASSYELKTQYLTKKDNDEIERNILNAGDNVEEFSEVSKTNSIKDDFQEMEFNNIINIPETKWILEEEIASSEDRFDFGLSESPTINSNYNILYRVLKDYSEKNYEIVLTTENELQTKRLTDLLSEYNEELEGLIESKKIKLETLPIKEGFVNHKEKILLLTDYQIFNKPYRSRLTTKKRYSKSKSKAVASISKGDFVVHESYGIGKYAGLQTLTIGEVKQESMKLLYNEGGVVYVNLNYLNLVKKYSSNENLKPTLSTLGTGEWEKRKSKTKKKIKEAARELIELYAKRKATKGFQFSSDSIWQKELEASFFYEDTPDQEKVTNEVKQDMEAQNPMDRLVCGDVGFGKTEIAVRASFKAVQDGKQVALLVPTTILAEQHFNTFKDRLSQFPVKVAALSRFQTKKEQSEILSQLKQGNVDIVIGTHRLLSKDIKFKDLGLLMIDEEHRFGVTSKEKLRELKINVDTLTLTATPIPRTLNLSLLGARDLSIIATPPPNRQPIYTTVSTFDVSKIREWIYSELKRGGQVYFVHDRVESIGKLADHLKKHIPDIKIGIAHGQMKSSQLEEVIHGFLSRKYDVLLSTKIIESGLDIPNVNTIIVNRADRFGLAELHQLRGRVGRSTRQAYAYFIVPSLSGMTKKAMRRLQAIEEYTEIGAGFNLSMRDLEIRGAGNLLGKEQSGFINEIGFDLYIKMIDEAVEELKYQEYKEIFKTLPKPEDRTEPILDTYFEIGIPETYMPEQMDRLSFYTALYSVKNLEELDELKVEMEDRFGPNPELVKRLLQVATLKYYASFALFERIIMNRKNITVILPKGEKEEYYKYKFVELMRFILTEKREVVKFEQKNDTMKLIIDNNFKSPEKLLEFLITFSKSVSKLFENNNTNENSSGYASS